The following nucleotide sequence is from Lacinutrix sp. Hel_I_90.
GGATTTAGGGTTTTAGGTTTGTGATCATAAACACATAATGTGCCTAATTTGTAGCCTTTAGAATTTATTAATGGTGCACCAGCATAAAATATAAGTTGGTGTTCTATAACTAGTGGGTTGTCTTTAAAACGGTCATCTTTTCTGGCATCTTCAACAAGTAATATATCTTCTTGATTTATTGCATGACCACAAAACGACAGGGCTCTTGGCGATTCTTTGACAGAAAAGCCATAATTAGATTTAATATAGTTACGATCATTATCTAATAAGGTGATAAACGAAATTGGACTATCGGTAATAAAACTCATGATTGAAGTTATATTATCGTAAGATTCCTCTTCAAAAGAGTCTAAAACATGGTATTTTTCAACTTCTTTCTGTCTTTCACATTCATTTAAAGGTGTTTTTGGGACTAACATATGCTACATTTACAAAGTAAATGTAGTCAAATAGCTCAGGTTTACTGTGCAATTAACTTTTATTTAGTATTAGTTTATATGAATAGATAAAAAATTAGTAATCACCTTATCTGCAAGTGAATAATCCTGGTTTTTAGAATGAAAACTATCAAATCCAATACAATAAATGCCTGCTGCTTTTGCCGCTTTTATACCATTCGTAGAATCTTCAATGACCATACATTCCTGTTTTTTAAAACCTGAAAGCTCAGCCGCTTTTTCAAAAATTTCAGGATGTGGTTTCGAGGCTTTTAAATCGGCACCACTTATTTTAGCCTTAAAATATTGATCTAAATCAAAGCGCGTAAATACATTATCAATCGTAGTCATAGAAGCAGAAGAGGCTAAGACTAGGGTTAAGCCATTATTATAATAATTCTTTATCAAGTCTAAAACACCATCAATAAGTTTTAAATCGGGATCATTAAAAAATAAGGCTTTAAAGTACTCCCGTTTTTTACTCACAAGCACTTCTGCTGGATGCTCTAAATTGAAAACCGAGCAAACCTGTTTGCACACATTGATTGTAGATTGTCCTGTAAAGCTCTGAAAGAGTGTGTCTGAGACAGCGATATTATAATGATTAAACATCATATAATACGCTTTTTTGTGCAGTGGTTCTGTATCTACAATCACACCATCCATGTCAAATAAAACAGCTTTATGCATTGGAGTTTTTCTTTTAGTTTCGCAAAGATAATTATTATAGGCGCTTTTACGACAAGTTATTTTTTTCTCTCTATAAATTGCGATAATTTGCGGTCATACATTTCTTATATGATTTATATATTTATTTTTATTCTTTTAGTAGCCTTTGTTATATATGCGTTTACCAAGGTTAAGACTAAAAAAGCAGCCATTTTCCCAAACCATTGGCATCCTAGTTTGTTAAAGCATGTGTTGTTTTATAAAAACCTTTCAGAATCAAAACAAGCAGATTTCAAGAAGCGAATCATGCTGTTTCTAAGCGAAATTCATATTGAAGGTGTTAAAACGGAGATTGATGAACTAGATAAAATACTTATTGCATCAAGCGGCGTTATACCTGTTTTTGGTTTCCCAAATTGGAGCTATAATAATCTCTCTGGTATTATAGTATATCCCGATGCTTTTGATGAAGATTTACAGTTTGCTGCCGCTAATAAAAACAGAAAAATATGGGGTATGGTTGGTACAGGCCGTTTTGAAAATCAGATGATTTTATCTCGAAAAGCCATTAGACAGGCTTTTAGTAACAAAACCGATAAACAAAACACACCAATACATGAATTTGTGCATTTACTAGATAAAATGGATAATAATATAGACGGTATTCCGGATTATTTTGTGGGTAAAGCATTTATTGAACCCTGGTTGGAATTAATGCACAAAGAAATGGAAGCGATTAATAAGGATGATTCAGATATTAGAACCTACGGTGGTACAAGTCAGGCTGAGTTTTTTGCTGTAGCTTCAGAGTATTTCTTTGAACGCCCCAAGCTTTTTGAACAGAAACATCCAGAGTTGTATAAGATGTTATCGCTTTGTTTTCAGCAGCCAAAAACCATATGACTTTGAGCGGACCTATTTGTTTTATGCCTAAATATTGAATAATTTAACCTCGGATAAATATTAAAAGTTAAATGCTAGAAAACCTTAAATCACAATATGGCTATTTGTTTGAAGATGAATTGCTTCAGGAAATCGAAAAAGTAGGGAGCTATAAAGAAGTTCCAGAAGACTTTATGCTCATTGATATCGGACAAAAAATAAAAGCCATGCCTTTATTATTGTCAGGAGCAATTAAAATTCTTCGTGAAGATGAAAAGGGAGATGAACTTATTCTTTATTTTATAGAACAAGGTGACACCTGTGCTATGACGATAACCTGTTGCATAGGAGATAAAAAAAGTGAAATTAGAGCCATTGCTGAAACACAGACAAAGCTTATTATGATACCTGTTGAAAAAATGAGTGAATGGATGGGTAAGTATAAAAGCTGGCAAAATTTTATACTCCAAAGCTACCACGAAAGACTTATGGAGATGCTTGAAACTATCGATAATATTGCCTTTCTTAAAATGGATGAACGCTTACTTAAATATTTAAGAGATAAAGCCAAAGTAAACCACAACGATTGTTTACAAACAACACACCAAGAGATTGCAAATGACTTACATACCTCTAGAGTTGTTATTTCCAGATTGCTAAAAGCCCTAGAAAACAATAAACAAATACAATTACAACGTAACTTTATTAAAATAATAGATTTGTAACATTAGTCACATTACCTACCAATATAAGGCTATACATTTGCAGAAATTAAGTGTATGAATACAATAGAAATTTTTGGATATTTCGGAGCAATACTAATAGGAATTCTATTAGGGTTAATAGGTGGCGGTGGCTCTATTTTAGCCGTTCCGGTGTTGGCCTATTTATTTTCGGTAAATGAAAAAGTGGCGACCGCATATTCGCTGTTCATTGTAGGCTCAAGTGCTTTGTTTGGCGGAATAAAACAACATTATAAAGGCTATGTAGATTGGCGAACGGCTGTTGTGTTTGGAATTCCAGCTATTATAGGGGTAACCTTAGTGCGCCATTACCTTGTTCCTGTGTTGCCTAATGTGCTATTTAGTATATACGATTTTGAGTTCACTAGGCGCATGGGCATGTTCGGTCTCTTTGCCATTTTAATGATTCCTGCTGCCATTTCCATGTTAAAAAAGGACAAGGAAAGAGAAATAACTGGTGCAATAAAATACAATTACGTACTTATTTTAATTGAAGGTTTAGTTGTTGGAGGAATAACAGGATTCATAGGCGCAGGCGGTGGCTTTTTAATCATTCCTGCACTGGTGATCTTAGCGAATGTAAAAATGAAAATCGCTGTGGGTACGTCTCTTATTATCATTGCCTTTAAATCCTTACTAGGTTTCTTTTTAGGAGATGCATTTACCATGACTATAGATTGGGAATTTCTAATAGTATTTACGGTATTATCGCTAATAGGTATTGTTATAGGAAGCTATTTAAGCAACTTCGTCGACGGAAAAAAGCTAAAAAAAGGCTTTGGCTATTTTATATTAGTAATGGCCATTTTCATTTTTTATATTGAATTTTTTGTAAACCACTAACTGTAACATAGGTTACTTTCAAAATGAATAATCTTCGTTAACTTTGTAACGTTGAAAAAAATAAATACAAATTTTATGAAAATAGAACAAATATATACAGGTTGTTTAGCGCAAGGCGCATATTATATAGAGAGTGAAGGGGAAGTAGCAATCATAGACCCGTTGCGAGAAGTTAAAGATTACATTGCTCAAGCGGAAGAGAATAACGCCAAAATAAAATACATTTTTGAGACGCATTTTCATGCCGATTTTGTAAGTGGGCATGTAACGCTCTCTAAAGAAACAGGTGCGCCAATAGTTTATGGTCCAACAGCAAAGCCATCGTTTGATGCCATTATTGCTACAGATGGACAGGAGTTTAAATTAGGGAAAATAACCATTAAAGCGTTGCATACACCTGGACATACCATGGAAAGCACGACCTATCTTCTAAAGGATGAAAACGGAAAAGATCATGCTATTTTTAGTGGCGATACGCTGTTCTTAGGAGATGTTGGGCGACCAGATTTGGCCCAAAAAGCGGCAAATATGACTATGGAGGATTTAGCTGGTTTGTCTTTTGATAGTTTGCGAAATAAAATCATGCCTTTGGCAGATGATGTTATTGTGTATCCTGGACATGGTGCCGGTTCTGCCTGTGGAAAGAATATGATGAAAGAAACGGTAGATACTCTAGGCAACCAGAAGCAAATGAATTATGCCTTACGTGCCGATATGACTAAAGAAGAATTTGTAAAAGAGGTGACCGAAGGCTTGTTACCACCACCAAAATACTTCCCGCTAAATGTAAAAATGAATAAGGAAGGCTACGCGCATATTGATGATGTCATTGCTAAAGGCGCACAAGCACTATCTTCAGACGACTTTGAGGCTGCGGCAAATGAAACGGAAGCCTTAGTATTAGATGTACGTCATCAATCAGATTTTGTAAAAGGACATATTCCACGGTCTATTTTTATTGGTCTTAAAGGGGGCTTTGCACCCTGGGTTGGGGCTTTAATCGCAGATGTAAAACAGCCCTTATTATTAGTGGTTGATGAAGGGAATGAAGAAGAAGCAATTACACGGTTATCACGTGTTGGTTTTGATAATACAATTGGTTATTTAAAAGGTGGTTTTGCGGCCTGGAAAAGCTCAGGAAAACAAACAGATGATCTATTGTCTATTTCAGCTGAAACTTTTAAAGACAGACTTGAAGCCAATAAAGATATCCCTGTATTTGATGTTAGAAAAGAAGGTGAATTTATTGCGGGTCATATAGAAGGTGCAAATTTCACGCCTTTAGATGATTTGAATAAGTATTTGAGTGAGTTTCCAGAAGAAGAACCCTTTTATATGCATTGTGCTGGTGGTTATCGATCGGTAATTGCAGCTTCAATTTTAAAAAGTCGGGGCATTCATAACATGATTGATATTGCAGGAGGTATGGGAGCTATTAAGCAAGTAGGTATTCCGGTTTCAGACTTCGTTTGTCCATCAACACTAAAAAAATAAAAAAAATATAAATCTTTTATGGAATTAATTTACAATACCTGGCCTTGGTATGTTGCAGGGCCATTAATTGCGCTTGTCATGTTTTTACTTCTTAAAATGGGTAAAAAATTCGGAATGTCCTCCAATTTAAGAGCCATGTGTTCTATTGGTGGGGCAGGGAAATTTTCAGATTTTTTTAAGTATGACTGGAAGTCTTCAAAATGGAATTTGTATGTCGTTGCTGGTGTTATC
It contains:
- a CDS encoding HAD family phosphatase, with the protein product MHKAVLFDMDGVIVDTEPLHKKAYYMMFNHYNIAVSDTLFQSFTGQSTINVCKQVCSVFNLEHPAEVLVSKKREYFKALFFNDPDLKLIDGVLDLIKNYYNNGLTLVLASSASMTTIDNVFTRFDLDQYFKAKISGADLKASKPHPEIFEKAAELSGFKKQECMVIEDSTNGIKAAKAAGIYCIGFDSFHSKNQDYSLADKVITNFLSIHIN
- a CDS encoding zinc-dependent peptidase, which encodes MIYIFIFILLVAFVIYAFTKVKTKKAAIFPNHWHPSLLKHVLFYKNLSESKQADFKKRIMLFLSEIHIEGVKTEIDELDKILIASSGVIPVFGFPNWSYNNLSGIIVYPDAFDEDLQFAAANKNRKIWGMVGTGRFENQMILSRKAIRQAFSNKTDKQNTPIHEFVHLLDKMDNNIDGIPDYFVGKAFIEPWLELMHKEMEAINKDDSDIRTYGGTSQAEFFAVASEYFFERPKLFEQKHPELYKMLSLCFQQPKTI
- a CDS encoding Crp/Fnr family transcriptional regulator; its protein translation is MLENLKSQYGYLFEDELLQEIEKVGSYKEVPEDFMLIDIGQKIKAMPLLLSGAIKILREDEKGDELILYFIEQGDTCAMTITCCIGDKKSEIRAIAETQTKLIMIPVEKMSEWMGKYKSWQNFILQSYHERLMEMLETIDNIAFLKMDERLLKYLRDKAKVNHNDCLQTTHQEIANDLHTSRVVISRLLKALENNKQIQLQRNFIKIIDL
- a CDS encoding sulfite exporter TauE/SafE family protein, with product MNTIEIFGYFGAILIGILLGLIGGGGSILAVPVLAYLFSVNEKVATAYSLFIVGSSALFGGIKQHYKGYVDWRTAVVFGIPAIIGVTLVRHYLVPVLPNVLFSIYDFEFTRRMGMFGLFAILMIPAAISMLKKDKEREITGAIKYNYVLILIEGLVVGGITGFIGAGGGFLIIPALVILANVKMKIAVGTSLIIIAFKSLLGFFLGDAFTMTIDWEFLIVFTVLSLIGIVIGSYLSNFVDGKKLKKGFGYFILVMAIFIFYIEFFVNH
- a CDS encoding rhodanese-like domain-containing protein, whose protein sequence is MKIEQIYTGCLAQGAYYIESEGEVAIIDPLREVKDYIAQAEENNAKIKYIFETHFHADFVSGHVTLSKETGAPIVYGPTAKPSFDAIIATDGQEFKLGKITIKALHTPGHTMESTTYLLKDENGKDHAIFSGDTLFLGDVGRPDLAQKAANMTMEDLAGLSFDSLRNKIMPLADDVIVYPGHGAGSACGKNMMKETVDTLGNQKQMNYALRADMTKEEFVKEVTEGLLPPPKYFPLNVKMNKEGYAHIDDVIAKGAQALSSDDFEAAANETEALVLDVRHQSDFVKGHIPRSIFIGLKGGFAPWVGALIADVKQPLLLVVDEGNEEEAITRLSRVGFDNTIGYLKGGFAAWKSSGKQTDDLLSISAETFKDRLEANKDIPVFDVRKEGEFIAGHIEGANFTPLDDLNKYLSEFPEEEPFYMHCAGGYRSVIAASILKSRGIHNMIDIAGGMGAIKQVGIPVSDFVCPSTLKK